The Megalobrama amblycephala isolate DHTTF-2021 linkage group LG13, ASM1881202v1, whole genome shotgun sequence genome contains a region encoding:
- the LOC125243266 gene encoding FXYD domain-containing ion transport regulator 11 isoform X2: MKQLTELVLLTVFLALFGQAEANPFVYNYEALRIGGLVFTGLLVAGGVTVLCWGQCKPKRKDEEDASKI; this comes from the exons ATGAAGCAGCTCACAGAACTAGTTCTCCTTACAG TCTTCTTGGCACTCTTTGGTCAAGCTGAAGCAA ATCCTTTTGTTTACA ACTATGAGGCACTGAGGATCGGGGGTTTGGTCTTCACAGGCCTGCTTGTAGCAGGAGGGGTTACAGTTTTGTGTT GGGGGCAGTGCAAACCAAAAAGAAA GGATGAAGAAGACGCAAGCAAAATCTAA
- the LOC125243266 gene encoding phospholemman isoform X1, translating into MMKTLALVFMTLFSLVLAEGQQTSEEDPFSFDYHRLRVGGLILAAVLCLIGITILLSGHCRCKFNQDKRRRTGSNAQAMLNDTARASEC; encoded by the exons ATGATGAAGACTTTGGCACTAGTTTTCATGACAC TTTTTTCCCTTGTGTTGGCGGAAGGTCAGCAGACAT CAGAGGAAGACCCCTTCTCTTTTG ATTATCACAGACTTCGGGTTGGAGGTTTGATCTTGGCAGCAGTTCTGTGTCTGATTGGCATCACTATTCTCCTAA GTGGCCACTGCAGATGCAAATTCAACCAGGACAAAAG GAGGAGGACAGGAAGTAACGCTCAAGCGATGCTCAATGACACAG CAAGAGCCAGTGAATGCTAA